A genomic region of Colius striatus isolate bColStr4 chromosome 20, bColStr4.1.hap1, whole genome shotgun sequence contains the following coding sequences:
- the MRM3 gene encoding rRNA methyltransferase 3, mitochondrial: MAALGSPAAALCRSLLRPRGPGQAAARRGVRALRRSPVRVLPPRDKRNAPAAEARQEPPEPPPPAVERSSAGPGLWYEKAAPGDRRLGKVVTIAKSKKFRDQHGKVLLEGHRLIRDALEAGAVLQTLFFSTVGHLKELPQAQLKQANLVKVKFEDIKSWSDLVTPQGLIGIFSKPNHAKMSYPAAQLTSSLPLLLICDNIRDPGNLGTILRSAAGAGCEKVLLTKGCVDPWEPKVLRAGMGAHFRLPIVTSLDWESVPDNLPAGVRVCVADNRDPATASLLGGAGGAASAPGSPKSRPKAAPEDEDEAEDEEGGCVPELSAQYYYEDWTGAAVAAVVIGGETQGVSAAARRLAASTRGSRLVIPVVPGVDSLNSAMAAAIVLFEGKRQLLQRHKQEGKRQKLPVVG, from the exons ATGGCGGCTCTGGGCAGCCCGGCGGCCGCGCTCTGCCGCTCGCTGCtgcggccccgcggccccggccaggcggcggcgcggcgcggggtgCGGGCGCTGCGGCGGAGCCCCGTGCGGGTGCTGCCGCCGCGGGACAAGCGGAACGCGCCGGCGGCCGAGGCGCGGCAGGAGCccccggagccgccgccgcccgccgtgGAGCGGAGCtcggccgggccggggctgtGGTACGAGAAGGCGGCGCCCGGTGACCGGAGGCTGGG AAAAGTGGTGACTATCGCCAAGTCGAAGAAGTTCCGGGATCAGCACGGGAAGGTCCTGCTGGAGGGCCACAGGCTGATCAGGGACGCGCTGGAGGcgggagctgtgctgcagactCTCTTCTTCAGCACCGTGGGGCACCTGAAGGAGCTGCCCCAGGCGCAGCTGAAACAAGCCAACTTGGTTAAGGTGAAATTTGAAGACATTAAGAGCTGGTCTGACCTTGTAACTCCTCAGGGGCTTATAG GGATCTTTTCCAAGCCAAACCATGCCAAGATGTCTTATCCTGCTGCTCAGCTCACCAGCTCCTTGCCACTGCTCCTCATCTGTGACAACATCCGAGATCCGGGGAACCTGGGGACTATTCTGAgatctgcagcaggagcaggctgtgAGAAAGTGCTGCTCACCAAAG GCTGCGTGGATCCGTGGGAGCCGAAGGTGCTCCGTGCAGGGATGGGAGCCCACTTCCGTCTGCCCATCGTCACCAGCCTGGACTGGGAGTCAGTTCCTGACAACCTTCCTGCCGGCGTCCGCGTCTGCGTGGCCGACAACCGAGACCCAGCCACCGCCTCGCTGCTGGGGGGAGCTGGCGGGGCAgcctctgctcctggcagcccGAAATCCAGACCCAAAGCTGCTcctgaggatgaggatgaggctgaggatgaggagggtgGCTGTGTCCCTGAGCTGTCTGCACAGTACTACTATGAGGACTGGACGGGGGCCGCGGTGGCCGCGGTGGTGATCGGCGGAGAGACGCAGGGGGTGAGCGCGGCCGCGCGCCGCCTCGCAGCCAGCACCCGCGGCAGCCGCCTCGTCATCCCCGTGGTGCCCGGCGTGGACAGCCTCAACTCTGCCATGGCTGCTGCCATCGTGCTCTTTGAGGGCAAGAGACAGTTGCTGCAGAGGCacaagcaggaaggcaaaaggCAGAAGCTGCCTGTAGTGGGCTGA